The sequence GAGCGCCTTCCCGGGTGGCACCGTCGACAGCGGGCGAGGAGCAGCAGCCTCCCCCATTCAGGACGCCACCCTTGGCGAGTCAAGGCGGGACAGGGGCAATGGAGGTGCACCCACCACCCCATCGGGGGAGGGACGCCGCCGCGCTGAACCGAACACGCCTGATCAACGAACTGAGACCGCCTCTCCGCAGCCGGAGCCAACACCACAACAGCTCTACGGCGACGTCGAGCGACTGCTGCAGGTCGCAAAGCAGCAGCTCATGATGTTGGGAGAGGTCAGGCTGCAGCCAGCGGCTTGGGCGCAACTCGAATCGGCATGGGAAGCCTTGCAGGAGGACATCAACAGCCCCGAACTATCCGAGCCGAAGCGTGCGCAGCAGGAGCGCCGTCTGCGCGCATTCATCGAAACCACCCAAGCCCTTCTGCCCGCACGAGCTGTACGAGGAGAACGTCCAACCGGCGAGGTTCCACTTCTCACCGTCGCTGAGGTTGCTGCGGTGATGCGCGTCTCCAAGATGACGGTCTACCGACTGGTGCACGACGGGCACCTTCCGTCGATCAAGGTTGGTCGCTCGTTCCGAGTGCCCGAGAACGCAGTCCATGAATACCTGCGGGAAGAGAGTCGTGCCGCGAGCGAAGCGCCGGGTGCTTCCTGACGCACCCGTTGGACCCCCCGAACGAGTTCGGCGGGCGGGTGCCGACCCTGCAGCCTGCACCCGCCCCATTTGCAGGATGGTGATCAGAGCGCGGGTTCGTACACGATCCTCGGGTTCGGGCAGTCGGCCGCGTACCGCAGGAGTGCCTCGCGTTCGGCCGGGTCAACGGCGAGGCCCCAGCGGTGCTTGGTGGCGACCCATTCGCCGAGGTAGCGGCAGTGGACCGCGGCCATCGGCATCCAAGTGGCCGGGTCCTGGTCGGACTTCTGGCGGTTGGAGCGGGCGGTGACACCGACGAGGGTGACGTCGGAGCCCAGGTCGTTGGCGTAGCGCCGGCGGCGTTCGGTGGTCCAGCCGTAGCCGCCGACTGGCGGGGAGCGTCATTCCAAGCACACGATATTCGGAGGGCTTCGGCGTCAGCGAGCCGTAGGGTTGGCGCGCCAAGACAGCCTGGTAGCAATGGAGAAGCGTGCGGCCTGAGGAACATGTGGGGTGGGAGCGGGACTTCCCGGTCCGGTATCTCCTGGTGCGAGACGACATCAGCGGTGAGGAGGAGGAGGGCGTGCTGTGGGGGCGGTGCGCCGAGGTCGAGGGCCTGTTCATGGACGCGCCTCTGCTGCCGCGAGAGGTCCTGACGCTGCGCGGCTGCCCGCGCGAGAGCCTGCTGGTCCAGGCCGTGGCGGACAGCGCCGACCCGGTGCGGCTGTTGGGGGACGGAATGCTCTCGATCGAGCCTGTGGATCCCTCGAACGACGGGCCGGCCCGCTTCTGGGACCTGGAGGACACGACTGTCCTGGCCCAGTGGCCCACGCCGGGCGATCCCGGGCGCGTGGACATCGTCGTGGGCACCGGCGTCAGGGAGGACGACTACTGGGGCAGCAAGCGGCTGCCTTCGAGCCCGCGGTTCGACCTGTGGTTCCCCTCGATCCGGGGGGACAGCCCATCGGGCGGTTGCCGTTCCATCGACGGCCTGTTCACCCCGCGCCCGCAGCGACCCACCCAGCCCGTGCACCTGATCGGCTGCGAACCCGCCGCACCGCTTCTGGCCCTGCTGTGTCGTCCCCTTCCGCAGGAGGGCGACCCGATCACGTTCTGGCCCCTCGATCGCCACGGCCGGACGATGACCAGGTACCGCCTCGACCTGCACACCGTCGAGGCACGCCCGTCCGTCCTCGGCGGAGCCCTGATCGACGTCACCATTAGCGACCCCGGCGACGACCGCCCCACCCTGGCCGCCCGCGCAGTCTGGGAGATCTGGTCCGACGGTGTTCCCACGCGGCACAACCAGTGGGCACAGTTCGACGTCGAGGGCCGGTCCGAGTGGCTGGCCCTCACCCGCGTCGGCCCGTACGGGCTGCAGGGCCTCTCCGGCGGGACGTACCACCTGGACGGACAGCACGTCACCGACAGGAACGGCTTGCTCCTGGCGCTCGGCGAAGCCCTGCTCGGCCCTGGCGCCAACTACGGCAGATGTCTGGACTCGGTGGCGGACTGCCTGTGCGGCGGGCCCTCCGTCGTCCCCCCGTTCACCCTCGTCTGGCACCACGCGGACATCGCCCGCCACGCCCTCGCCGGACACGTCCTGCACCACCTCGGCGGCCTGTCCTACTTCGAGGTGACCGTGAACCTCCTGCGCAAGCGCGGCGTCACCGTCGTGCTCCGGTGAGGGAGGCGACGGACAATCCCGGACCCCTTGAAGACAGCGCCTGGCCTGGAGAAGGAACGGCGTGGGGCAACGGCCAGGCCGTCAGGGCCCGGTCGTATCGTCTCCCGCCCGGTTGGTGCTACGGGCTTCGAGGTAGGCGGTCCAGTCGGTGGCGGCTCGCTGTCGCCATTGGGCTGCGGTGACGGGGTGGAGGCCGAGCATCGGTCCGAGGACCGCTGGGGGGAGGTCCTGGGCGAGGGCGACCAGGGCGGTGGCGCGGGCCGGCCGGTTGGGGATGTGGTGGGTGGCCAGGCGGCGGCCGAGCACGGTGGCGGAGAGGTGTTGTGCGGGGCGGCTTCCGGGAAACAGCCAGCCCCGGGAGGAGTTCGCCGCCCAGTTCGAGGGGGCCGGCATGTTGGCGAGGTCGGTCAACAAGCCAGCCAGAGAGGAGGGTAGGGGGATCGGGGTGCGGTCGAGGGTCAGGAAGGTGTCCTCGCCGACGGCGGTGACCGCTTGAGTCGTCAGGGCGGTGATCCGGGTCAGGTGCTGGCCGAACAGCAGGAGGATCGCCCCGGCTCCGCGAACGTCGAGCGGCAGGTCGGCGTCGGTCAGGCACTGAAAAGGGCCTTCCGTGAGCATGAACATCGACGACATCGACGACGGCAACCTGCCTCCCTCTCTGCGTCGACCCAATCCCGTGCCCGACCCCGTGCCCGTCACGCAGCTTCGCGGTCTTCGCAAGGCACTCATCGAAAACCCGGTGAACTCGCTCGACGACAACGCGGTCAACGTCGTCACGGGCGGTGTGGTGGAGCCGATCCGGCTGCGCCAGATGGTCGAGGCACGGGGCGAGACAGCGGACTCCGGCCTGCTGCTCAACAAGCCGGTCGTGGGCGGCACCTTGTACGCGGTCGGGCAGCACCTGCGCTTCCTGGACCTGGACGTGCTGCCCGACTTCATCAACCAGCGGTGGGCACACCAGTTGCGCACTGCCATGGACGTGGAGCCCTCCACGACGGACCCGGTCACCTACGAGACGCTGGTCGACAAGGAGAGCGGAAAGCCGCTCGCGATGTTCGTCGTCCGGGTTCGGGACCGCAAGGCCCTGGCTGCCCTGGTGGCCGACAGCATGCGCAAGACGTTCCACGCCCAGGGCCAGAAGAACATCTACACCGACAGCGTGCTCCAGCAAGGCGTCAAGGAGCCGCTGACCCTGTTTCTGGTGCGCATCATCTTCGACGACGGAACCGAGGAGACCTACCTCGTTACTGGCGACGGGAACAGCCGTTTCGTCAGCATGTGGCTGGCCCGTACGGGAGGCGACATCGACGCGGCGATTGCCGCGTGCACGGCAGCCGTGATCGGTTCCGTGGACCGCCACGAGCCGCGCCGGCCGACCGACCTCCGGATCACCCGGGCGGCGGTGAAGGAGATGGCCACCCGTGTCCGCAACGGCCTCGCCGAGTCGATCCTCACCGAGGAGACCCGCCGGGAGGGCCACACCCTCACCTTCCCCGCCATCGTCGTGGTCGGTGCGCAGGCCGAGGACAACACGCCCCTGCCTGACCTGGTCGCCGCGCGGGACGATCTGGTCGCGAGTATCCACGTGCACGTCACCCCGTGGACCGACGGCGCCCAGCACACCCAGGGCATGCAGCGCGTCTACCGTCACGCCTCCCGAAGCAAGCTGATCACGAACTCCGTCTACGAGGTGCTGCTCGGCCAGGTCGGGCCCGCGGCGATGTACGACATGCTCAAGGTGCCTGGGCACCGGCTGTGGGCGTCGGCTCTTCACCAGCGGGTCGTGCTGGCCGGTCCGGGTGCCACTCAGATGAACATGCTCATCAAGCAGGAATTCGGGATGGGCAAGGCCGACCGGCAGCGAATCAGCGCTCACCTGGCCCCGATGGCTCTGTCCCCCTACAGGAGCTCCGAAAACATCGACCAGGCCATCCGCGCCTTCGGCAACGGCGGAACGATCACCGAAATGGTGTGGAAGCGATCCTGGGACCTGACGACCGGCACCAATCCCCTCGACGTCCTCGACGACATTCTCCAGCGTGCGGAGGCCGGTGAGCACAGCGCGATCGCCGAGCTGACGGTGCTGGGAGGCACCGCAGCGATGCTCGACGGCTACATCACCCGCGACCGCGGCTCCAAGCTCGGCGCCACCCGCGAGAGCGGCAAGGCCCCGTTCCGTGCCGTACCGAACAAGCTGCTGCACAACCTGGCGTCCACTCTCGGCGGGCTGCGGATGCTCCACTCCATCGCGTACGCGCACGTGGCGGCCGACCGCGCCATCCTCCCGAAGCAGTTCCACACCGCCGACCGTGAGATCGACGGCGTCCTCGTCCGTGACGGCGAGCCCCACCTGGACAAGGCCGGAGCGACGAAGACCATCGTCTACGAGTGGGACCTGGTCTATGCCTCGCACCCGGTGGAAGCCGAGGCCAGCATCGCCGCCGAGAAGCAGAAGCAGCGCGACGGCGGCGGCGCCGGCGATGACCTCACGGCCGAGGACGTCCGACAGCGACGGAATCTGGAGGGAGGCATCAAGAACGCCGTGAAGGCCGCGAACACGCTGGCCAAGATGGTCCCGAGCCGGAGCCGCGACGTCTTCGGCAGTGCCGAGGGTGTGCAAACCCTGCGCGACCAGCTGAAGAAGATCGACGAGATCCTCATCGCCTACGGCCCCCACCAGACGGGCCTGCTGGACCTGGACGAGGACGACGAGGACGACGAGTGAGCTCCGCTTCGATCCCCCGCCAGATCATTCGCCAGCTCACGCCCGTGCTCCGGACGATGGCCCCCTTGGTCGACGCCGCCGTTCTCAACGAGGACGGCGGGCTGCCGGCCCGGCTCACTTTGCGAGCCACACCGGAAGCTGTCCGGCGCCGCATCAACGCACCCAACGCGGTCTACATCGCCTGGGACGTCCGGTGCCACTGCCGCTACGTAGGAAGTGTGTGCCGACAGGAACGGACGGCTGTAGGTACTCGGCTCGCCGAGCACTACAAGCACAGTACTGACGGCCCGAACCGGCGGGCCCACTGGGCCCTGCTGACTGTTCTGCCCATACGATCCGACGCCCCACTGCAGATCGTCCGGGCGGCGGAAGGGTGGGCCGCCCGTCTCCTTTCCCCGCAGGACGGGACTGCCCACCCGTACATCGACATGGCCGAGCCGCCCGCCGTGCTCGCGGCGTCCATCGGCGCGTAGACACCAATTGTCCGGTCCCGGCTCCATGTCGGGACCGGATTCCCACAGAGCTCAATGCCGGGCCGTGGAGCTGGTATCCGCCGCCTGGATCTTCTGCTGATGCCTGGGCACGGCGGAGCTGACAAGCCGGCTGACCGTTTCCCACAGTGTCCGACGCCTGCAGTCAGCCGTCGGAGCCGCGGTCGAATCCCTTGAGGACCGGCCGCACAGGGAGCACAGTCCGGTGCCCGGGTGCGCAGTCGACGGCGGGTACGACGCCCCGGCTCGCGCTCCACGACCGACCGCGGCCCCGGACCGATGCGGTCCGGGACTCGCTCGCGTGGGGCGCGGCAACGAGGTCAGCGCGCCGGCACGGGCAGGACGCCCCGGATAGCCAGGTGCCGCCCGTACGGGGTGGCCATCGGCGCCATCTGAACGCCGGTGCGCAGCGGCTTCACCGAGAACTTGAAGCCCTTGAGCGGGCCGTGGCAGATGATCCCGGCCGGGGCGGGGATGCCGATGCCGTCGGGGGAGAGGGTGAAGCCGAGCCTCGCGTAGAAGTCCGTCAGCTCCGGCTCGTGCGTCGCGTACAGGACAGCCGCGCCCAGCTTCCCGGCCGGGTACGAGCCGGCCGCCTTCTCCGCTTCGGCGACCAAGGCGCGCGCGATGCCCTTGCCGCGCCACTGGTCGACCACTGCGAGGGAGTCCAGGCACGCGACCAGACCGGCGATGATGTGTGCGTTGGGCGACCCGAGGAGCATGGGGTGGGTGAAGGCCCATGTCGCCGGCAGCGCGAGCATGCCGCCGACCAGGGCTCCCGACGCCGAGTCCTCCACCACCCGCGCGTACGTGAGCGGCTCCGGAGCGAGGCTCTGGTCGATCACGGATGGAAGAGCCCGCCAGGAGCCATCGGGGTTGTCCGGGTCGGCAAGCCGGATCACCGGCTCCAGCGAGCCCGTGTCGGCGTGGGTCGCGTCCCGAATCACGATGCCGTCCGGCAGCTGCGGGGCTCTCACCGGGATGATGTCTCCCGGCTGCATACCCGACCGGTCGGCCGTAGTGGGGGCGGCGTACATGCGCTCGCCCATCACGTTCCCCGAGTACATCTGCTTTGTGTCCCTGCGTGCCGGATTCCCCGATCGGCGGGCGCCCTTGCGCGCCCCGTTCCGCTTCCCCACAGCGTTCCTCCCCTTGTCATCGCACAATCTCCCCACCGCGGCTCCTCGTTCACACCCCGCTCCGGCAGGCAGCTTGGGCCCCAGGGCCTCTCCATCGTCTGCAGGGCCTGAAGTTCGCCGAGACAGGCTCACGATGGGTACGAATGGGTGATGATGACGCGGTGAGTCTGGATCTGAGCAACTACGAGCTGACCTGGCCCGCATCACTGTTCGTGTCCGAAGGCGAGCGCGTCATCACATCGGCCGGATCGTCTTGGGCGGACCGCGCCGAATGGCTCATGACCGAGGCTCTGTCGGGGTCGACGGCACTGGCGGACTTCGGCGAGATGCCGAACCACAACGAGGTAGATCCCTGGGGCGGCACCGCCTCTGGATGGGGCCGGTCCGCGCCCGCGGTGATGACGAAGCACGAATGGTTCGCCGAGCTCATCAGCCGCGCCTCGGAGATCCGGCCCGCAGCCGCGCCCAGGCCGTACTGGCCGCAACGGCAGGGCCGCGGCCTGTCCATCGACGGCAGCACCGCGCGTGATGCCCGCCGCGACTTCGCGAGGATCATCGGCGACTTCGTGGACAACGGCTACCTGGTCGAGCACTTCGGTGAGGAATGCGTGGACGACCCCAACGCGCTGCCTGACGCCTCCGCGCTGATCGAGCGGCGCCTGGGCATTCCGGGCCTATGGCCCCTGGCCCCGGAGACTTGGGACGAAGACACCTTCTACGGCCTGATCGAGGTCCTCCACGACCTCGTCAGCCGTCCGCGGATGCGGAAATTCCACAACTGGAACAGCTGCGGCTGGCACCACTCGGAGTTCCACAACGGGCCGGCCCGCACCCTGTACCGGGCAAAGGTCAACGAGCTCCTCCGCGCAGCCGCCATCCACTACGAGCTCGCCATGGAGGGGGAAGACCTCGGGCGCCTGGTCGCCCTCACCGACGACGCCCGCAGCCAACTCGTGCACCGCGCCATCAACGACAGCCCACCCGACGTCACCGCCGACGTCCGCCACGCCATCGCGCTCTACCGGAGCCGGGACGCCTCCCCCGAGAGCAAGCGATCGGCCATCTTCAACCTGGGCCGCGTCCTCGAAGAGCGCCGCGCCCTGATCAAGGACCAGCTAGGCAAGGACGAGGGCGCCCTCTTCGAGATCGCCAACCGCTTCGACCTCCGCCACCGCCGGGCCGACCAGCGCGGCGAGTACGACGAGGCGTTCCTCGACTGGATCTTCTGGTGGTACCTGGGCACCGTGGAGCTCACCAACGAGCTGATCAGGGCAAGGAGCTGCGCAGATGGCTGACGGTTCAGGCTCGGACCAGGACGTCACCTACCGGGCGCCTATCGGCTGCGTGGACCTTCGGGCGTTCGACGACGAGGGCAACGCCTACGAGATCCATGCGTGCCACGACTGCCTGCCGTGGCACGCCGAGGTCGTGATCGTCGACGGCGAGATCCTCGTCAGAGAGTGGCACGTCGTCGGGTGCCCGCAGTTCAAGGAACTGATCGAAGACTAGACGGGGACCGCCTGCCGCCCCACGCCGTTGTGCGCGGCCCGCTCGGGCTTCAGTCCTCGCCGTCGAAGCCACGGTCGAAGCCCTTGAGGACCGGGGCGAGTTCGGCCGCAGCTCCGCACAGCGAACACAGCCTCGTCCCCGGGTGCTGCGCCACGTCCAGGGCGTGCTCCAGGGTGAGCACCGGCGCCCCGGCCGGCGCCTCCGGGCAGTCAACGGCGTGGACAGTGCCCCGGCCCGGCCCGCGGCCGCCGGCCTTCGCCAGCACCCAGCCGGACGGGCGGCGCGGCCCCAGCTCCCGTTCCACGAGCGAGGGCGGCTCCAGGTACTCCACGGGCACGTCGTCGTACGAGACGCCGTCCAGGGGCTGCACGTGCTGCGGCGCGCGTACCCAGACCCGGTACTCGGCCGGCTCCACCGTGTCCCCGGGGCCGTTGCGGTACGCGGGGAGCCCCACCTCGTACAGCCAGCCGTCGCGGACCTGGCGCTTGGACCTCAGGCGTCCGACGACGTCCTGGTCCCCGGGCAGCAGCACCCGGATGGGGGCTGGCACCGGCTCGGAGGGGGCGGAGGACGACGTCATGGGGTGCCGGTAAGCTTGAATTTTAACCTCGTACGCTGATTTGAGGATGTCTTGCTCTGCCCATCGGTGTGGAAACCCAGCCCCGACGCACGGTCGCCCTCCGGTGTTCCCTAGCCTCCTCCCATGAGCATCGGCGTATACATCCCGGAGTACGTACAGGACTGCGAGTTGGTCGCGAGCGAGGACCTCGCGCGAGACCCCGCGTTCTGGCTAGCTCATGTCCTGTTGACGATGGGCGATCCCGGCGAACCAGCCGAGCCATACGGGGTGGACACGTCAGCCTACGAGGAAATGGTGGATCGCCTCGGTGACCCCGAGCAGCCCTGGCCGGTCTTGCGGGTCTGCTTCGACGGTGGCCATACGGTCTACGCCGTCTATGCCAACTGGGACGACCAGAACAACGTCGACTACTTCATCCGCCATCCCAAGTGGGGGCGCCTCGGCTTTCTCGGTCAGTGCGGCGCCGACGAGGCCGGCCCTGGCCTGTCCTGGACGGAGCTCCTCACCCTCGCCACGAGCACACAGGAAGGCACCGAGGGTTTGACCAATCCATCCGAGCGCCTCCTACTCCTGCTGCCCATGCTCGGCGACGCCGACATGCCCGGCGAGGCGTGCGACACCGTGGCACGCGCACTGTCCCACTGTGGGATCCGCGCGGAAGCTGCTAGCGATTTGGCCGCGGTCCTGCTGGGGGAACAGGACCCGGCGAACGGACCCCGGTGGACGCCGACCGGCGACAGCCCGATCGCCGTGTGCTCATCCCCGTACAGCCCTCGCCAGGTACCCCTCGCCCTCGGTATCACGCCGGACCAAGCCCAGGCTCTGGCCACCGCCCTCAGCAGCCCGGTACCCGGGCAAGAGGAAGTCATGGAATACCAGCGGAACGAGCACTCGGCGGGCAGACGGTCCTGAATCTGAACTTGTTCAATAGTGTCTGACCTCGAACGATGCCCCCGAACGTGATCCCCCGTACGTGGGTTCCTGGGACGTGAACGCGGCCTTCGCTTGATCCTGTGCTCCGACCGAAGAGACACCTGGCCAGCACGAAGGCCGTGGGGGAACGAGTTTGCTGCATCACGATGTCCAGCGGGATGCGTTCGCTGTGTCGTCACACTTCCGGGACGATTTCTATGCGTGTCTGACCTCCCGACGTGACGAGCTGTTCGAGCTGACCGACGCTCTGCTCTGCGCCGAAGGGCCGGTGACCGCGCCGGTGGACCTGACGCTGCTGGCCGAGCACCGCCGTGGGCACGGCGCGCTGTATGACGCTCTCAACCATGGCCGCATCGACATCGACGGGCTGCGGCGGACACTGGCTGCGCTGCCCCAGCCGAGGGCGGCCGATGACCGTCTCGTCCTGGCCGTGGACGTGACCAACTGGCTGCGGCCGGATGCCGAGTGCAGCGCGGACAGGCTGTTCTGCCATACCTTCGGCCGTGGCCGGGACCAGCATCTGATGATCCCGGGCTGGCCGTACTCGTTCGTTGCCGCTCTCGAATCGGGCCGCACCTCCTGGTGCCAGCTGCTGGACGCCGTGCGGCTCGGTCCCGAGGACGATGTCGCCGAGGTCACCGCCCGCCAGGTCCGCCGGGTAGTCGAGGACCTGATCACCGGCGGACGCTTGCGCGAGGGCGATCCCGACATCCTCATCGTCTTCGACGCCGGCTACGACGCCCCGCGCATGGCCTACCTTCTCAACGGACTGCCCGTCGAGGTCCTGGGGCGCATGCGATCGGACCGTGTCATGCGACGGCCGACACCCACACAACTGGAGTACGCCTTGGCCTATCCCCAGGGCGGCCGGCCACCGAAGCACGGCAAGGAATTCCGTTTCGCCAAGCCTGCCACCTGGGGCGACCCCGACGCGGCGACCATTCAGGTCACCGACCGCTACGGCACCGCCCGGGCGATGGCTTGGGACCGCATCCACCCCCGCCTCACCACCCGCTCCGCGTGGATCGACCACGACAGTGAACTCCCCATCATCGAGGGGACACTGATCCGTCTGGAAGTCGACCACCTGCCCGGCGGCGGAGAACCGCTGCCGCTGTGGCTGTGGTCCTCCGCCACCGGCATGGCCGGCCCCGATGTCGATCTGCGCTGGCAGGCGTTCCTCCGGCGCTTCGACCTGGAGCACACGTTCCGGATGATCAAGCAGACCCTCGGCTGGACCCGGCCGAAGCTCCGCACACCGGAAGCTGCGGACCGGTGGACGTGGCTGATCATCGTCGCGCACACCCAGCTCCGTCTCGCCCGGCCGCTCGCCGAGGACGTCCGCCGGCCTTGGGAACGGCCGGCAGAACCGAACAGGCTGACCCCGGCCCGGGTCCGCCGCGGGTTCAGGAACCTCCGCCCGCACCTGCCCTGCCCGGCCCGTGCTGCGCCCAAACCCACCCGGCCCGGTCCCGGCCGCCCACTCGGCTCGAAGAACCAGAGGCCCGCCACCCGCTACGACGTGGGAAAAACCGTCCGGCGCCCCGAGAGCACCATCGAACGTGACCGGATCAGACCATAAAGCACAAGGTCAGGGATCACCGTCCTGGCGGGCCCGAATGGGACGGGGAAGTCGATGCTCCTGGGAGCGCTGGCCCTGCTCACAGGCTGCCGCTTCAGCAACGGCGGCCTGCCGTTCAATCTCAGTTCGATCAGCCGTGAGCTGGCCTCGGGGATGGAGGCGCAGTGGTCCACATCTCGGGAGCCTGAGAGCCGCCTGTTCGTCTCGCACCTGGGCAACTCGCCAGAAGGTCCGGATGCCCTCCTTGAGGGCATGGACGGGCCAAACCGCTTGTTTCTGCTCGATGAGCCGGAGGCCGGCTTGCACCCGGAGGCCACCAGGCTGCAAGTGCAGTGGATGTACGAGAGGGTCGCACAGGGATGCCAGTTCGTGATCGCCACCCACAGCATGACCCTCGCGTCGCTGTCGCGGGCCCGGCACATTCGCTTCCGCCCGAACAGACCCCTGTAGGCGGCGGTCCGTTCCGTACTCCACGACGCCCCCGGACCAGGTCGACAATCCCGCCCGCGCGGGCCCGTCTGCCTGCCCTGGGCGTCGAAGCCCGAAGCTAAGAAGCCGTGCCAGCCCCTTCCGGCACTCGCCCCCCCTGGTCTTGGAGCCGATTTTCGAGGCCGACTTCTACCCGTCGAGCTACGGGTATCGGCCTGGTCGTCGGGCCCAGGATGCCATCGCCGAGATCCACCGCTTCACCCGCAAGCCGTCGACCTACGACTGGGTCGTCGAGGGCGACATCAAGGCTTGCTTCGACAACGTCGACCATCATGTCCTGATGGACCTGGTGGCCGAGCGCATCAAGGACCGCAAGGTCCTGCGGCTGGTCAGCGCGTTTCTGCGGGCCGGAGTCGTCGAGTTGCACGGTGGATTCGCGGAGACCCTCACGGGCACTCCGCAAGGAGGAGTCGCCTCTCCGCTGCTGGCCAACATCTATCTCTCCGTTCTGGACCGGCATTTCTCGCGGATCTGGAACACCGAGATGAACCCCGGAGCACGTCGGCAAGCCCGACGGCGCAAGGGGCTGCCGAACTACCGCCTGGTGCGATACGCCGACGACTTTGTCGTGCTGGTGCACGGCACCAAGTCCGAGGCCGAGACACTCAAGGCGGAGATCGGTGAGCTGCTGGCCCTCAAGCTGAAGATGACTCTCTCGGTCGAGAAGACCCACATCACCCACATTGACGATGGCTTCGTCTTCCTGGGCTTCCACATCCAGCGAAGGCCCTTCGGCGACGGCCGTCGCGTCGTGCTCACCATTCCGTCCAAGCTCGCCTTGGCATCTGTGATGCACAAGATCAAGAAACTGACGGGGCGAAGCACGACCTCGCTCTCGTTGGAGGAGGTGCTGCGGACGGTCAATCCGGTCCTTCGGGGCTGGGCTGCCTATTTCCGCTACGGCGCATCCAAGAGAACGTTCTCCTGCCTCGGCTGGTACGCGTGGTGGAGACTGCTTCTCTGGATCCGCTACAAACACCCCCACCTGACCTGGAAACAGCTGCGGCGCCGCTATTACGGGGCCGACCGCATCACCGAGGGCGGGATGGTCCTCTACAACCCGGCGAAGATGAAGGTCCAGCGCTACCAGTTCCGCGGAGCGCAGATCAGCACGCCATACAACATCGACGAAGTCGATCCCGACGGAGCACGTTTCCGCCGGACGAACCATGACGATGTGGCCTTCGTCGGCCAGGTCAGCGAATACCTCGCCTGACACATCGGATCACGTGGAGAGCCGGATGCTCGGCCAACGGGCACGTCCGGTTCGGCGGGCGGGGATGGGAAAACCGACACCGGAAACGGTGCACGGCGTCCCGTCCCCGACCCAACACCTCCCGCTACCGGGCGACGG comes from Streptomyces virginiae and encodes:
- a CDS encoding NF041680 family putative transposase, which produces MLHHDVQRDAFAVSSHFRDDFYACLTSRRDELFELTDALLCAEGPVTAPVDLTLLAEHRRGHGALYDALNHGRIDIDGLRRTLAALPQPRAADDRLVLAVDVTNWLRPDAECSADRLFCHTFGRGRDQHLMIPGWPYSFVAALESGRTSWCQLLDAVRLGPEDDVAEVTARQVRRVVEDLITGGRLREGDPDILIVFDAGYDAPRMAYLLNGLPVEVLGRMRSDRVMRRPTPTQLEYALAYPQGGRPPKHGKEFRFAKPATWGDPDAATIQVTDRYGTARAMAWDRIHPRLTTRSAWIDHDSELPIIEGTLIRLEVDHLPGGGEPLPLWLWSSATGMAGPDVDLRWQAFLRRFDLEHTFRMIKQTLGWTRPKLRTPEAADRWTWLIIVAHTQLRLARPLAEDVRRPWERPAEPNRLTPARVRRGFRNLRPHLPCPARAAPKPTRPGPGRPLGSKNQRPATRYDVGKTVRRPESTIERDRIRP
- a CDS encoding GNAT family N-acetyltransferase, with protein sequence MYSGNVMGERMYAAPTTADRSGMQPGDIIPVRAPQLPDGIVIRDATHADTGSLEPVIRLADPDNPDGSWRALPSVIDQSLAPEPLTYARVVEDSASGALVGGMLALPATWAFTHPMLLGSPNAHIIAGLVACLDSLAVVDQWRGKGIARALVAEAEKAAGSYPAGKLGAAVLYATHEPELTDFYARLGFTLSPDGIGIPAPAGIICHGPLKGFKFSVKPLRTGVQMAPMATPYGRHLAIRGVLPVPAR
- a CDS encoding DUF6233 domain-containing protein; its protein translation is MTSSSAPSEPVPAPIRVLLPGDQDVVGRLRSKRQVRDGWLYEVGLPAYRNGPGDTVEPAEYRVWVRAPQHVQPLDGVSYDDVPVEYLEPPSLVERELGPRRPSGWVLAKAGGRGPGRGTVHAVDCPEAPAGAPVLTLEHALDVAQHPGTRLCSLCGAAAELAPVLKGFDRGFDGED
- a CDS encoding AAA family ATPase, producing MAGPNGTGKSMLLGALALLTGCRFSNGGLPFNLSSISRELASGMEAQWSTSREPESRLFVSHLGNSPEGPDALLEGMDGPNRLFLLDEPEAGLHPEATRLQVQWMYERVAQGCQFVIATHSMTLASLSRARHIRFRPNRPL
- a CDS encoding reverse transcriptase domain-containing protein, producing the protein MEPIFEADFYPSSYGYRPGRRAQDAIAEIHRFTRKPSTYDWVVEGDIKACFDNVDHHVLMDLVAERIKDRKVLRLVSAFLRAGVVELHGGFAETLTGTPQGGVASPLLANIYLSVLDRHFSRIWNTEMNPGARRQARRRKGLPNYRLVRYADDFVVLVHGTKSEAETLKAEIGELLALKLKMTLSVEKTHITHIDDGFVFLGFHIQRRPFGDGRRVVLTIPSKLALASVMHKIKKLTGRSTTSLSLEEVLRTVNPVLRGWAAYFRYGASKRTFSCLGWYAWWRLLLWIRYKHPHLTWKQLRRRYYGADRITEGGMVLYNPAKMKVQRYQFRGAQISTPYNIDEVDPDGARFRRTNHDDVAFVGQVSEYLA
- a CDS encoding barstar family protein; protein product: MRPEEHVGWERDFPVRYLLVRDDISGEEEEGVLWGRCAEVEGLFMDAPLLPREVLTLRGCPRESLLVQAVADSADPVRLLGDGMLSIEPVDPSNDGPARFWDLEDTTVLAQWPTPGDPGRVDIVVGTGVREDDYWGSKRLPSSPRFDLWFPSIRGDSPSGGCRSIDGLFTPRPQRPTQPVHLIGCEPAAPLLALLCRPLPQEGDPITFWPLDRHGRTMTRYRLDLHTVEARPSVLGGALIDVTISDPGDDRPTLAARAVWEIWSDGVPTRHNQWAQFDVEGRSEWLALTRVGPYGLQGLSGGTYHLDGQHVTDRNGLLLALGEALLGPGANYGRCLDSVADCLCGGPSVVPPFTLVWHHADIARHALAGHVLHHLGGLSYFEVTVNLLRKRGVTVVLR
- a CDS encoding helix-turn-helix domain-containing protein, with product MPARAVRGERPTGEVPLLTVAEVAAVMRVSKMTVYRLVHDGHLPSIKVGRSFRVPENAVHEYLREESRAASEAPGAS